In a single window of the Scyliorhinus canicula chromosome 1, sScyCan1.1, whole genome shotgun sequence genome:
- the LOC119970411 gene encoding probable G-protein coupled receptor 139 isoform X1, producing the protein MELSTIDQAAFIYYHFLAIFGFPANFLTIVLLSRGGCGLSKGITLYLVGMTTTDLLVIIFNVIIYYLLCYYFPFSPLDYTSIYSINEVINYMLIDCSVWLTVAFTVDRFVLICCQELREKYCREKTAAVVLVTVCVVSFFKNIPLYFAYEPVSIINNVEWGAHFKPTYFTLPGWVTYDWLSTVLNPLLPYFLIIFLNALTVSHILMANRTRLALHGQHNSKNSDDPEMKSRRKSIILLFSISGTFIVLWMPYVVFFLISRITGSLYDPDQYSDPLHIADYIGDMFQLLSSCTNTCVYALAQTKFREKLRNAIMYPILAIIRSAK; encoded by the exons ATGGAACTCTCAACAATCGACCAGGCAGCTTTCATTTATTACCATTTTCTTGCAATCTTCGGATTTCCCG CTAATTTCCTGACAATTGTGCTCCTGTCCCGAGGAGGCTGTGGTCTATCTAAAGGGATCACTCTTTACCTGGTGGGTATGACAACCACGGACCTGCTGGTCATTATTTTCAATGTGATAATCTATTACCTACTTTGTTACTACTTTCCATTTTCACCTCTGGACTACACTTCCATATATAGTATCAATGAGGTTATCAACTATATGCTTATTGACTGCTCTGTTTGGCTGACGGTGGCTTTCACTGTTGATCGTTTTGTCCTCATTTGTTGTCAAGAACTCAGAGAGAAGTATTGCAGGGAGAAAACTGCAGCTGTGGTTCTAGTGAccgtgtgtgttgtgtccttctTCAAAAACATTCCCCTATATTTTGCTTATGAACCTGTCTCTATAATTAACAATGTGGAGTGGGGAGCTCATTTCAAACCAACTTACTTCACTTTGCCAGGATGGGTCACTTATGACTGGCTTAGCACAGTTTTAAACCCCTTGTTGCCGTACTTTCTGATTATATTTCTCAATGCTCTGACTGTTAGTCACATTCTGATGGCTAATCGAACCCGCTTAGCACTGCATGGTCAACACAACAGCAAGAACAGCGATGATCCAGAGATGAAGAGccgaaggaaatccatcattttactctTCTCCATTTCTGGTACTTTCATCGTGCTGTGGATGCCTTATGTTGTATTTTTCCTCATTTCCAGAATTACAGGCAGCCTTTATGATCCAGATCAATACTCGGATCCCTTACATATCGCAGACTACATCGGAGATATGTTCCAACTGCTGAGCTCCTGTACAAACACGTGTGTTTATGCGCTGGCCCAGACTAAATTCAGAGAGAAGTTGAGAAATGCAATCATGTATCCAATTTTGGCTATTATTAGGTCTGCGAAATAA
- the LOC119970411 gene encoding uncharacterized protein LOC119970411 isoform X2, which yields MELSTIDQAAFIYYHFLAIFGFPANFLTIVLLSRGGCGLSKGITLYLSRSGKNIDFYIWRCEAKTNTLSEFRGGLKK from the exons ATGGAACTCTCAACAATCGACCAGGCAGCTTTCATTTATTACCATTTTCTTGCAATCTTCGGATTTCCCG CTAATTTCCTGACAATTGTGCTCCTGTCCCGAGGAGGCTGTGGTCTATCTAAAGGGATCACTCTTTACCTG tccagaagcgggaaaaatattgacttctacatttggcgctgcgaagcaaaaaCCAATACCCTGAGTGAATTCCGTGGGGGACTGAAGAAGTGA